A region from the Onthophagus taurus isolate NC chromosome 8, IU_Otau_3.0, whole genome shotgun sequence genome encodes:
- the LOC139431299 gene encoding putative leucine-rich repeat-containing protein DDB_G0290503: MSEKQGRGRALTRESSDEREESTSQTRDRCRIIAKEVSGEKERQRPIVEETSSGDDKGKGEEGGIAEMLKQFMGKIEGNMGKMEENREKDKLELASLLEKNREKDKLELISLLEENQMRFANILNDKLTEKLEENQRKTDEKLAEHQEKINGSLNQFYQVQQKFNSNINDLEIKQAKTEARVEENRGHLENLAGQIIEDKNEISKIRQLMTHNSESIGKVESHVTEMEGNFIKENQNLKGKFEEWGQGNSEEFLKLKREIENIRRTGVSSMSYENCRQLYKIKPELWPKFKGNGDKIHPMTYLNNLVQLTQEMDDQRMILTMIRLTLEERALEWYEMVSDRCNDLEDFKREFKNQFWNRKQQDYQQVRLLTGKYNERRGTRETYACDLYNRSKHIENINESEIAQHILNHFILSDNQSIICQNVKNMDELTEILRRLDYLTEVQNRDRINKGNQNDRYNQGYRGPNNHNFNTQNSSHQNNNPRPYQGQNNNSNYYQPRFQPNNNRFRPPMYHARGGINGNNTPNWRYQYPNQSQTWNQKEGSPPRRDENQCQNEEKKTPNY; this comes from the coding sequence atgtctgAAAAACAAGGTAGAGGTAGAGCTTTAACGAGGGAAAGTAGTGATGAAAGGGAGGAAAGTACTAGTCAGACGAGAGATAGGTGTAGAATAATTGCTAAAGAGGTCAGTGGAGAAAAAGAGCGACAGAGACCGATAGTAGAAGAAACAAGTTCAGGTGATGATAAAGGAAAGGGTGAGGAAGGAGGTATCGCTgaaatgttaaaacaatttatgggGAAAATAGAAGGGAATATGGGGAAAATGGAAGAGAACCGCGAGAAAGATAAATTAGAATTAGCCAGCTTATTAGAAAAGAACCGCGAGAAAgataaattagaattaatcaGTTTATTAGAAGAAAATCAGATGAGATTCGCTAACATATTAAATGACAAATTAACAGAGAAATTAGAAGAAAACCAAAGGAAAACAGATGAGAAACTAGCTGAACaccaagaaaaaataaatggaagcttaaatcaattttaccaggtacaacaaaagtttaattccaatatcaatgatttagaaataaagcaAGCGAAAACCGAAGCTAGAGTAGAAGAAAATAGAGGTCATTTGGAAAATTTAGCTGGACAAATAATAGAAGATAAaaatgagatatcaaaaataagaCAATTAATGACACATAATTCCGAATCCATTGGAAAGGTTGAATCACACGTGACAGAGATGGAAGGAAACTTCATAaaggaaaatcaaaatttaaagggGAAATTCGAAGAATGGGGGCAAGGAAATAGTGAAGAATTCCTAAAACTGAAAAGGGAGATAGAAAATATAAGAAGAACGGGGGTAAGTTCCATGAGCTATGAAAATTGTAGACAATTGTACAAGATAAAACCAGAATTGTGGCCAAAATTCAAGGGAAACGGGGATAAAATACATCCAATGACGTACCTAAACAATCTAGTACAATTAACTCAGGAAATGGATGATCAAAGGATGATTTTAACCATGATTAGGCTAACACTCGAAGAACGTGCTCTGGAATGGTACGAAATGGTTTCGGATAGATGTAACGATTTGGAAGACTTTAAGAgggaatttaaaaatcaattctgGAACCGAAAACAACAGGATTATCAACAGGTGAGACTTTTAACGGGGAAGTATAATGAAAGAAGGGGAACAAGGGAAACTTATGCGTGTGACTTATATAACAGAAGCAAGCACATTGAAAACATAAACGAATCAGAGATAGCGCAACACATcctaaatcattttattttatcagaCAATCAATCtattatttgtcaaaatgttaaaaatatggaTGAATTGACTGAGATTCTGAGACGATTGGATTACCTGACAGAGGTACAGAATCGGGATAGAATAAATAAAGGAAATCAAAACGACCGATATAACCAGGGTTATAGGGGCCCGAATAACCACAATTTCAATACACAAAATTCATCACACCAGAATAACAATCCGAGGCCGTATCAAGGACAAAATAACAATAGTAATTATTATCAACCACGATTCCAACCCAataataatcgatttagaCCACCTATGTACCATGCGAGGGGAGGTATAAATGGTAATAATACCCCGAATTGGAGATATCAGTACCCTAACCAGAGTCAGACGTGGAACCAAAAAGAAGGATCACCACCTCGAAGGGATGAAAATCAATGccaaaatgaagaaaaaaaaacgccAAACTATTAA
- the LOC139431300 gene encoding uncharacterized protein — protein MKIIINKIVWKVPHVSVADVERLKLLEHIEQGIELYMGFRSFDLHEYPSLPKSKQHSWTIKTSTQLEKPRYLILGFQTNRKDDAKVSASLFDHCNLTDMKVFLNSEKYPYEPLHLNFKTGQIAVLYEMYCNFAKSYYDRELAEPMFNRDTFLANTPIIVIDCSRQNDILNVGTVDIRIEFETSEDIL, from the coding sequence AtgaagattattattaataaaattgtgtgGAAGGTACCACACGTGTCGGTGGCTGATGTAGAACGATTGAAACTTTTAGAGCATATAGAACAAGGAATTGAATTGTATATGGGATTTCGTTCATTTGATTTACATGAGTATCCATCATTACCAAAAAGTAAACAGCACTCATGGACAATTAAAACATCTACACAATTGGAAAAACCTCGTTACTTAATATTAGGATTTCAAACCAATAGAAAAGATGATGCAAAAGTTTCAGCATCTCTATTTGATCATTGTAATTTAACAGATATGAAAGTGTTCTTAAATAGTGAAAAATATCCCTATGAAccattacatttaaattttaaaactggtCAAATTGCAGTTTTATATGAAATGTATTGTAACTTTGCAAAGTCCTATTACGATCGAGAGCTTGCAGAACCAATGTTTAACAGAGACACATTTTTAGCAAATACACCGATTATTGTTATTGATTGTTCACgacaaaatgatattttaaatgttggaACCGTTGATATTCGCATTGAATTTGAAACGAGCGAAGATATActataa